The Coffea arabica cultivar ET-39 chromosome 4e, Coffea Arabica ET-39 HiFi, whole genome shotgun sequence genome includes a window with the following:
- the LOC113741098 gene encoding uncharacterized protein: MGKGEGRCSCFGEGVETIEHLLFFCMNAVEVRKIAPIRWDGLKDKQHNLWLWWEKATQSISKDHVPDRVNLTINIFWQIWKTRNKKVFENECQNPYRIVTKAQEDWMEYEQAREEEQDNNVPPIHSEHQKKRETAKEDEICLFTDAAISAKMKRMGQRIVARNWKGKNGIVNQYKGVPSKEEALAISNAMLMAKHVGWTKIIVYSDSKSVIDQINGSNDYEYNIATILEDVQELRTHFESCRLVFIPRSENEISHTLAEFAVKLVYDIEWEQDLPSWLTVLVRKEMRVVALFCN, from the coding sequence ATGGGAAAAGGAGAGGGAAGGTGTAGCTGCTTCGGAGAAGGTGTGGAAACCATCGAACATTTACTCTTTTTTTGCATGAATGCAGTAGAAGTACGGAAGATAGCTCCAATAAGGTGGGATGGTTTAAAGGACAAACAACATAATTTATGGCTTTGGTGGGAGAAAGCTACTCAGTCTATCTCAAAGGATCATGTACCAGATAGAGTTAACCTCACCATCAAtattttttggcaaatttggaaaACACGAAACAAAAAAGTCTTTGAAAATGAATGCCAGAATCCATACAGAATTGTCACAAAAGCACAGGAGGACTGGATGGAGTATGAGCAGGCAAGGGAAGAAGAACAAGACAACAATGTACCCCCCATACACAGTGAGCAccagaaaaaaagagaaacagcAAAGGAAGACGAGATATGTCTGTTCACAGATGCAGCGATATCAGCAAAAATGAAAAGGATGGGCCAAAGAATTGTGGCAAGGAACTGGAAAGGAAAGAATGGGATAGTCAATCAATACAAGGGAGTACCAAGTAAGGAAGAAGCTCTGGCAATCAGTAATGCAATGCTGATGGCTAAACATGTAGGATGGACTAAAATAATAGTCTATTCTGATAGCAAATCAGTAATAGACCAGATAAATGGAAGCAATGACTATGAATACAACATTGCAACTATATTGGAAGATGTGCAAGAACTTAGAACACATTTTGAAAGCTGTAGGCTTGTCTTTATACCTAGATCAGAAAATGAAATCAGTCATACTCTAGCTGAATTTGCTGTCAAGCTAGTGTATGATATCGAATGGGAACAAGACTTACCAAGTTGGCTGACGGTCTTAGTGAGAAAGGAAATGAGGGTAGTAGCCCTTTTTTGTAATTAA